The Amaranthus tricolor cultivar Red isolate AtriRed21 chromosome 14, ASM2621246v1, whole genome shotgun sequence DNA window TATCTCAACTGCAAGACAGTTCCAATATGTAATCGAAACTCtgcttataaaattataaaaataatccatTTGATATCATATTGAATTTGACAATTTTCAGTTACAAATTGCAGACATGGGTCTAACCTGGAAGTACCTGGCTGTAACCACTGTGACCAGTTAACCTAGTGAGAACGCCAATGAGAGGTGCATTGTTGTAGGTGGCAGGCTCAGTTTTCTCATATTTGTCTCTTTCATCAGCAAAGTTGTCGTACGCATCAGGCCCACCAACGATAGCACCAGTGAGAACATTGGGATCGCTTGATTTCTTGCTATAACAGGTAGCATATCCTCCCCTGCATGTAACAAATGTGGGGTTCACCTTGTAGGATACGATGGAAGAACCTCGATGGTGAACATGTTGTGGGTAGTTGTTTCTGTATCCCACCATGTAGCTTGTCGCTCTCGGGTTGTCTCCAAGAATGTAGTCAATTTGAAAGTTTTATACTTTCCCTGCTTAGCAGCAGCAGCAACAAGAAACATACTAATAATACTTTGTGTACTTAGTCGTGTAACATAATTTGCCTATTGAATTCGCAATTAGTTCAAAATGGCCCAAAATAGTCCAAAACCGCACATAACTCGCTTTTTTGATTTGAGATTAGCATAGAGATTGGTGAACCATGTGACACTGGTACATGGCCGTTAGCACTAAAATAGTTACATAAGAAGCCAACTATAATACATGAGACTTGACCGTGGAAAAGAGCTCAGATAGAGCAACACGACCTGAAGAACATTGCATACTCGAACGAGCAGAGGTAAGGTAATCAGAATAAACAGTAAGAAGAAAGGAAGCACTGGTGACAAATTGCATATTGTTCCACCTCTGACGGAAGATCAGACCACCGGAGCTCATTCTAAACAATATGCCAAAACATCAAAAGTTaacattatttaataaaatcatattaagCCTTTAAAATGGTGCATACTTTACATTTATTAGTTCTTTCGTTTCATTATATTTGctaaatttgactttttacacaatCTAATCCATTagtttgatcatttatatactGAATTAtacttaactaaaaataataaaaagtaaatatcatgaaaatatgcaattagacgattcaaataagatcctatttaactatattttatcttaaacatcaatcgcaatatataaaataaatatgaacTATTTGAAAAAGCAAGTTTTTAGACCAAAAAGAATTAAAACCTTTAATAGTGTTTGACAAATGAGTATAAACACTACCATGTGATCTGCTACAGCCTACAAGACCTCAAAGTTTCAGTTGCATTTTGTTAGCAATTATGAGAAAATGACATAAATCTTCCATTTAATTTCCcaaattctttaaaaatcaaCTTCTAAAGGATAATTTGGTTTTGCAAATTGTACCATGTTATTGGGTTAACATCACTctaatagaataaaatatttcCATAGAATAGAATATTTTCATATTTGCATTATTCTAGTAAATATTATAATCTTGTAGAATATTAGATGATTGTGTAAATATTATGCAATATCTGTTGTCATGGTATTTTACTCTATTCCATGAATGAGAAAGGCAATCAATCATTCTACTGATTCTATCATGGTATCAAGAGCTTAAGTTCCTCTCCTCAACCCTTTTTACTTTCTTCCTTGCTCCCCATGACAACAGTCCCCCACCCTGATCGCTCCCCTCTTTCTTGCTTCTTCCATGGCTTCTCCTAAAATTCATCCCGCCACCAACTCCTTTCCGGGTATCCTTGGGCCTTATCCAACCCATAATTTCTTTACCGAGTCATCTTCCTCGCCAAACTACTTTCCGACGAATATCAATCAGGCTATGCATACTCTCTCTTTGTCTTCTCCAGATGAACAAATCTACATGGATACCGGTGCTATTTCCCACATGACTCATAAGGTAATTTTCTCAAGTATTTTCCACTGAAGCATCATCATAATAATCACATAATTGTTG harbors:
- the LOC130799357 gene encoding endoglucanase 6-like encodes the protein MGWIRPKDTRKGVGGGMNFRRSHGRSKKEGSDQGGGLMSSGGLIFRQRWNNMQFVTSASFLLTVYSDYLTSARSSMQCSSGRVALSELFSTVKSQIDYILGDNPRATSYMVGYRNNYPQHVHHRGSSIVSYKVNPTFVTCRGGYATCYSKKSSDPNVLTGAIVGGPDAYDNFADERDKYEKTEPATYNNAPLIGVLTRLTGHSGYSQVLPVEIPDVHPTLAPKALKPTPSPETKPVHASTSSSDHIGINQKATSWVNQGRTYNRYSTTLTNMSNKTLKDLKLSISKLYGPIWGLTKIRKILTASQLGSMSYQLERASNLFTFMLQLLPVFQSQVTDSPKEKPAYRYE